TGATAATGTAAAGAATGAAGTGAAGAAAATCTTGGGGGGACTTAAAGAAGTAGTTAAAATTATTGTTTTCACACAGGAATCCCCAATTGTTATGCCCACACTTGAATGCGAAAATTGTAAAGATAATCGAATATTAATGGAAGAGTTGGCAAGTTTAACCGATAAGATAAAAATTGAAATTTATGATTTTCTCAAAGATAAATCTAAAGCTGAAGAATTGAAAATAGATAAAATACCTGCAAACATAATTCAGGGAGATATTGATTATGGTATTAGATTCTATGGGTTGCCTGCGGGCTACGAATTTTCGACTTTACTTGAAACAATAAAATTAATATCAAATCGTGATTCCAATCTTGCTCCAGAGTTAAAGGAGAAAATAAAAACAATAGCGAAAACCGTTGCGATAAAGGTCTTTGTTACACTTACCTGTCCGTATTGTCCAGCAGCGGCAATAACTGCGTTTAAATTCGCTATGGAAAGTTCATTAATTACTGCCGAAACGATAAACGCCCAAGAATTTCCACACCTCGCCCAGCGCTATGCTGTTTTTGCCGTGCCTAAAGTGGTGATTAACGAAACCATTACTTTTGAAGGCGCTCTTCCCGATCATTTATTTGCTGAAAAAATAATTAATGCAGTTCAATCATGAGTCACAAGGAGGTTCAAAATGAGAAAAGCAAAAAAAGCACCCATAAAAAAAGGAACCAAATATGTATGTAAGGTCTGTGGTCTTTCAGTAACAGTAGATAATGTCTGTGGCTGTGCCGAAGCACATCCCATTATCTGCTGTGGAACTGAAATGGTTCCTAAAAAGAAAAAAACTACAAAGAAGTAGAAAGGAGAAAAAATGGCATCAAAAGAATTACTCGATTTAATGAATCGGGCAATTGCCCGGGAATTGCAGGTCTCAATTCAATATATGTGGCAGCATGTCCAGGTGGTAGGCATAAAAGGGTTTGCTGTTAAAGACGAATTAAAAAAAATCGCGATAACCGAAATGAAACATGCTGAAGCGATTGCGGAAAGATTGAATTATCTCGGTGGCAAGCCCACAACAAAACCAGAACCGATAAATGTTGGAGATACTCTTAAAGAGAGGATCGAACAAGATAAAAAGGACGAGGAAGGAGCAATTAAACTCTATAAAGAGATAATTGAAAAGGCACGAAAAGAAGGTGATGAGGTAACACGCAAACTGTTTGAGGGTATCTTGACCGACGAAGAAGAACACCACGACACATTTTCCACGCTGCTCGAAGAAATATAGGTCCAATTATATTGCCATCCCCTTTATCCCCCTTTTGTAAAGGGAGATGGAAGGGGATTTGCATTTAGAAAAAATGGCATCCAACCCGACTGCAGTTGTTGATTGTGTGGGGCTTTTCTGCCCCCAGCCAATCTTTCAGACCAGACAGGCACTTGATAAACTAAAATCAGGCGAAATCCTTGAACTTCTCGCTGATGACCCTGCTGCAGAAGAAGACATAAAGGCATTCTGCAAGCGAACCGGCAATGAACTCTTAAGTGTTGAGAAAAACGGTGGTATTTTGAAATTTCTAATTCGCAAGACATAAAAACGTAGGGCAAGGCTTTAGCCTTGCATACTTGCATAAAGGAAGGAAAAATTAGAATGCCTGAAAAGAAAATCATAAAAGTTGGCGGAATGCACTGTGCAATGTGTGTGAGCACAGTGGAAAATTCATTAAAGAATCTTGATGGCACAATTGATGTAGTAGTGAATCTGGCAACTGAGAAGGCAGCAGTTACTTACGACCCGGCAATTGTTGACATAAATAAAATAAAAAAGGCGATAGAAGAATCTGGTTATCAGTTTCTGGGACTTGCTGAAGAGATAGACCTAAGGAAAGAAGAAGAATTAAGGCAGAAAGACCTCAATGCGAAAAAGCGTAAGTTTATAATCGGTTTTATCATCGGCATTCCTTTGATGGTTTTGATGTATATTCCAATGCATCATATCCAATTCCCCATACACTATTTGCTGTTTGCAATCTCAACCCCTACCTTTAT
This window of the candidate division WOR-3 bacterium genome carries:
- a CDS encoding thioredoxin family protein, coding for MLDDNVKNEVKKILGGLKEVVKIIVFTQESPIVMPTLECENCKDNRILMEELASLTDKIKIEIYDFLKDKSKAEELKIDKIPANIIQGDIDYGIRFYGLPAGYEFSTLLETIKLISNRDSNLAPELKEKIKTIAKTVAIKVFVTLTCPYCPAAAITAFKFAMESSLITAETINAQEFPHLAQRYAVFAVPKVVINETITFEGALPDHLFAEKIINAVQS
- a CDS encoding ferritin-like domain-containing protein, which produces MASKELLDLMNRAIARELQVSIQYMWQHVQVVGIKGFAVKDELKKIAITEMKHAEAIAERLNYLGGKPTTKPEPINVGDTLKERIEQDKKDEEGAIKLYKEIIEKARKEGDEVTRKLFEGILTDEEEHHDTFSTLLEEI
- a CDS encoding sulfurtransferase TusA family protein, producing MHLEKMASNPTAVVDCVGLFCPQPIFQTRQALDKLKSGEILELLADDPAAEEDIKAFCKRTGNELLSVEKNGGILKFLIRKT